A single window of Microbacterium oryzae DNA harbors:
- a CDS encoding sulfite exporter TauE/SafE family protein has translation MQTLVLLALIGFAAQLVDGALGMAYGVTSTTLLLTVGAAPAAASASVHLAEIGTTLASGIAHWRFGNVDWRTVLKIGVPGAVGAFAGATFLSGLSTEAAAPITSGILLALGSYILVRFTVRGLPRRRGDKPLPLAFLAPLGLVGGFLDASGGGGWGPVGTPALLSSGRLEPRKVIGTIDTSEFLVAIAASAGFLVGLGTGGFDLGWVLTLLIGGVAAAPLAAWLVRKLPARILGSLVGGLIVLTNTRTLLRATDVDAVVVGWSLVAIALVWIAAVGWSLRAHRAERRASAAPAVQPALVGE, from the coding sequence ATGCAGACACTCGTCCTCCTCGCCCTGATCGGCTTCGCAGCGCAGCTCGTCGACGGGGCGCTGGGGATGGCGTACGGCGTGACGTCGACGACGCTGCTGCTGACGGTGGGCGCCGCGCCCGCGGCGGCCAGCGCGTCCGTGCATCTCGCGGAGATCGGGACCACGCTCGCGTCGGGCATCGCGCACTGGCGATTCGGCAATGTCGACTGGCGCACGGTGCTGAAGATCGGGGTGCCCGGGGCAGTCGGGGCGTTCGCCGGCGCGACGTTCCTGTCGGGGCTGTCGACGGAGGCGGCGGCGCCGATCACGTCGGGGATCCTCCTCGCGCTGGGGTCGTACATCCTCGTGCGGTTCACGGTGCGCGGACTGCCGCGTCGGCGCGGGGACAAGCCGCTGCCGCTGGCGTTCCTCGCGCCGCTGGGCCTGGTCGGCGGCTTCCTCGATGCGTCGGGCGGCGGCGGATGGGGCCCGGTCGGCACGCCGGCGCTCCTCTCGAGCGGGCGCCTGGAGCCACGGAAGGTCATCGGGACGATCGACACGAGCGAGTTCCTCGTCGCGATCGCGGCGTCGGCCGGGTTCCTCGTGGGGCTCGGCACGGGCGGCTTCGACCTCGGCTGGGTGCTGACGCTGCTGATCGGCGGGGTGGCGGCGGCGCCGCTCGCGGCCTGGCTCGTGCGGAAGCTCCCCGCCCGCATCCTCGGCTCGCTGGTGGGCGGCCTCATCGTGCTCACCAACACGCGGACGCTGCTGCGCGCGACGGATGTCGACGCCGTGGTCGTCGGCTGGTCGCTCGTCGCGATCGCCCTGGTGTGGATCGCCGCGGTCGGATGGTCGCTGCGGGCGCACCGCGCGGAGCGTCGCGCGTCCGCGGCGCCGGCCGTGCAGCCCGCGCTCGTGGGGGAGTAG
- a CDS encoding NUDIX hydrolase family protein — MPVRTPDPDPEELPDEPRLPSDLGASGIGAVPGGSSNPGWLSEFELESVRRRLPMLYVEAVPVRTDGVGQVTDVGILLRSTSMGDLKRTIVSGRVRYGETVRDALFRHLENDLGPMAFPLLPPQPTPFTVAEYFPIPGVTAFHDDRQHAVSLAFVVPVTGTCEPRQDALEVTWMPPEEAASDTLAAEMEGGRGSLIRMALASVGALR; from the coding sequence ATGCCGGTCCGCACGCCTGACCCCGATCCCGAAGAGCTCCCCGACGAGCCGCGGCTGCCATCCGACCTGGGTGCCAGCGGCATCGGAGCGGTGCCCGGCGGGTCGTCGAACCCCGGATGGCTCAGCGAGTTCGAGCTCGAGTCCGTCCGCCGCCGGCTGCCGATGCTGTACGTCGAGGCGGTTCCGGTGCGCACGGATGGCGTGGGTCAGGTGACCGACGTCGGCATCCTGCTGCGCTCGACGAGCATGGGCGACCTCAAGCGCACGATCGTCTCCGGCCGGGTGCGGTACGGCGAGACCGTGCGAGATGCGCTCTTCCGCCACCTCGAGAACGACCTCGGGCCGATGGCGTTCCCGCTGCTGCCGCCGCAGCCCACGCCGTTCACGGTCGCGGAGTACTTCCCGATCCCGGGTGTGACGGCGTTCCACGACGACCGGCAGCACGCGGTGTCACTCGCGTTCGTCGTGCCGGTGACCGGCACGTGCGAGCCGCGTCAGGACGCGCTCGAGGTGACGTGGATGCCGCCCGAGGAGGCCGCATCCGACACGCTCGCCGCCGAGATGGAGGGCGGCCGTGGCTCCCTCATCCGGATGGCGCTGGCCTCGGTCGGCGCGCTGCGGTAG
- a CDS encoding alpha/beta hydrolase: MEATPPLDDAAVRWTGPRDGRPVVVLLHGYGSDERDLFALARQLPDAFLYAAVRAPLGMPWPQPGYAWYPIEGLESRDAARTTDGARRFLEWLAQAVGEDQTVGLIGFSQGGAVALQAMRLEPERFAFCANLSGYATPGELEGDASLAERRPSVFWGRGTVDTVIPEALVVHTTDWLPRHADLVGRIYPGLGHAVSPGELDDLSMFLTKQAEEKSAPGALQDAPRSAPRIGSVES; this comes from the coding sequence ATGGAAGCGACGCCTCCCCTGGACGATGCCGCCGTGCGCTGGACCGGCCCCCGCGACGGGCGCCCGGTCGTCGTGCTGCTGCACGGATACGGCTCCGACGAGCGCGACCTCTTCGCCCTCGCGCGGCAGCTGCCCGACGCCTTCCTCTACGCCGCGGTGCGCGCGCCGCTCGGCATGCCATGGCCGCAGCCGGGGTACGCCTGGTATCCCATCGAGGGGCTCGAGAGCCGCGATGCCGCGAGAACGACGGATGGCGCGCGCCGGTTCCTGGAGTGGCTCGCGCAGGCGGTCGGCGAGGACCAGACCGTGGGCCTCATCGGATTCTCGCAGGGCGGGGCCGTCGCGCTGCAGGCCATGCGGCTCGAACCCGAGCGGTTCGCGTTCTGCGCCAACCTCTCCGGGTACGCGACGCCGGGCGAGCTCGAGGGCGACGCGTCGCTCGCCGAGCGGCGCCCGTCCGTGTTCTGGGGGCGCGGCACGGTCGACACCGTGATCCCCGAGGCGCTCGTCGTGCACACGACCGACTGGCTGCCCCGCCATGCCGACCTCGTGGGGCGGATCTACCCGGGGCTCGGGCACGCCGTGTCGCCCGGCGAGCTCGACGACCTGTCGATGTTCCTGACGAAGCAGGCGGAGGAGAAGAGCGCGCCAGGTGCTCTCCAGGACGCGCCTCGATCGGCGCCCCGGATCGGTAGCGTGGAGTCATGA
- a CDS encoding ABC-F family ATP-binding cassette domain-containing protein, with protein MPALTFDHLSFTWPDGSAALSGVSGTFGAGRTGLVGRNGSGKSTLMRLAAGELAPTAGHIARDGDVAYLPQRLTLDVDRPVADLLGVGRALTALRAIESGDVDPAHFDAVGDGWDVEARAHVALAEAGLPPDALDRTVGTLSGGEAVLVAVAGIRLRAAAITLLDEPTNNLDRDARLSLHEMVRAWRGALVVVSHDLALLELMDDTAELYGSELTVFGGPYSQWRAWLDGEQEAAAQAERDADRALKKEKRQRVEAEVKLARRARTARKAEAEKRVPKIVAHGRRMAAEVSAGRLSTEMREKEAAAREARETAGSRLRDDDAVRIDLPDPGVSSGRRIATLRSGERAWVIQGAERVALTGPNGAGKSTLLRALLGMGDGRGHGPGDVPGQEPAAELHVEHVGYLPQRVDGLDEDATVLEVVRAAAPHTPDRELRNRLARFLLRGATVDRPVRTLSGGERFRVALARLLLADPPPQLLILDEPTNNLDIDTAEQLLEALRAYRGAVLVVSHDEAFLARLAPDLELELRDGALSERVPAH; from the coding sequence ATGCCCGCGCTCACTTTCGATCACCTCTCCTTCACCTGGCCGGATGGCTCCGCCGCGCTGTCCGGCGTCAGCGGCACGTTCGGCGCCGGTCGCACCGGGCTCGTCGGCCGCAACGGATCGGGCAAGTCCACGCTGATGCGCCTGGCGGCCGGCGAACTCGCGCCGACCGCCGGGCACATCGCGCGCGACGGCGATGTCGCGTACCTGCCGCAGCGGCTCACGCTGGACGTCGACCGTCCCGTCGCCGATCTGCTCGGCGTCGGCCGCGCGCTCACGGCGCTGCGGGCCATCGAATCCGGCGACGTCGACCCCGCGCACTTCGACGCCGTCGGCGACGGCTGGGACGTCGAGGCCCGGGCGCACGTCGCCCTCGCCGAGGCCGGCCTTCCGCCCGACGCGCTCGACCGCACCGTCGGCACGCTCTCCGGCGGCGAGGCGGTGCTCGTGGCGGTCGCGGGCATCCGGCTGCGCGCGGCGGCGATCACCCTGCTCGACGAGCCGACGAACAACCTCGACCGCGACGCCCGGCTGAGCCTGCACGAGATGGTGCGGGCGTGGCGCGGTGCGCTCGTCGTCGTCTCGCACGACCTCGCGCTGCTGGAGCTCATGGACGACACCGCCGAGCTCTACGGCAGCGAGCTCACGGTGTTCGGCGGGCCGTACTCGCAGTGGCGGGCATGGCTCGACGGCGAGCAGGAGGCCGCCGCGCAGGCCGAGCGCGACGCGGACAGGGCGCTGAAGAAGGAGAAGCGCCAGCGCGTGGAGGCCGAGGTGAAGCTCGCTCGGCGCGCCCGCACGGCACGCAAGGCCGAGGCCGAGAAACGCGTGCCGAAGATCGTCGCGCACGGCCGGCGGATGGCCGCGGAGGTGTCCGCGGGCCGCCTCAGCACCGAGATGCGCGAGAAGGAGGCTGCGGCCCGTGAGGCTCGGGAGACTGCCGGGAGCCGCCTCCGCGACGACGACGCGGTGCGGATTGATCTGCCGGACCCGGGCGTCTCGTCCGGGCGGCGGATCGCGACGCTCCGCAGCGGCGAGCGCGCGTGGGTGATCCAGGGCGCGGAGCGCGTGGCCCTCACCGGCCCGAACGGAGCCGGCAAGTCGACGCTGCTGCGCGCGCTGCTCGGGATGGGGGACGGACGCGGGCATGGGCCGGGGGACGTGCCCGGGCAGGAGCCCGCCGCGGAGCTGCACGTCGAGCACGTCGGCTACCTGCCGCAGCGGGTGGACGGACTCGACGAGGACGCCACCGTGCTCGAGGTCGTGCGGGCCGCCGCGCCGCACACGCCGGATCGCGAGCTCCGCAACCGGCTCGCGCGGTTCCTGCTGCGCGGCGCGACGGTCGACCGACCGGTGCGCACGCTCTCCGGAGGTGAGCGCTTCCGCGTCGCCCTGGCCCGCCTGCTGCTCGCCGACCCGCCGCCGCAGCTGCTCATCCTCGACGAGCCGACGAACAACCTCGACATCGACACCGCCGAGCAGCTGCTCGAGGCACTGCGGGCCTACCGCGGTGCCGTGCTCGTCGTGAGTCACGACGAGGCGTTCCTCGCTCGGCTCGCGCCGGACCTCGAGCTCGAGCTGCGCGACGGCGCCCTGTCGGAGCGCGTGCCCGCGCACTGA